Within the Streptomyces sp. YIM 121038 genome, the region CCGGGACGCCCGCGTCTGGTGGTTCGCCGAGGACGCCCGGGGCGTCGGCCACTGGCGGTTCCAGCCCTTCACCGGCGGCCCCGACCGGCCCGGACTCGCCGGCGTCCCGGACGGCACCGCGCGCGGCCTGGCCGTGACCGGCGGCGCCATCGCCGCCGTCGGCATCGGCCTGGACGACGGCACCGCCGTCCACATCGGGTCCCGGGGCGGCCCCGGCCGCGAGGTGACGCGCGTCGACGGGCCCGCCGCGCTCGCCGGACTCACCCCGGCGGGCGACCTGCTGGTCCTCACGCGCGGCGCCGACTCGCCCCACGCCGTCACGGTCCTCACCCCCGAAGGCGACGCCGCCGCGGTCCTGCCCGGGGACGGCGCGCACGGCAGGCTGTGGGCCCTCGGCTTCGCACCGGCGGGACCGGACGCCACCCTGCTCCTCGTCCGCGAGCGCGACGACCGCTATCTGCTGGAGACCTGGACCCCCGCCACCGGCACCGTGACGCACGACTGGTGCGCCTTCGACACCCAGATCACCGCCCGCTGGTACCCCGAAGGGCGCTCCGTCCTCATCCGCCAGGACCGCCACGGACGCTCCCTGCTGCACCGCGCCGACCTCGAACGGCGCGCCCTCGACGCCGTCCCCGCGCCACCCGGTACCCTGCTGGACGCCGCCCCGCACCCCGGCGGCGACCTGCACACCCTCTGGACCGACACGGCGCACCCGCCGCGGATGGCCGCCACCGCCGGCACACCGCTGCCGCCCCTCGGCACCGTCGAGGGCCGCGTACCCGGCACCCTGCGCGACATCCGCACGCCCGGCCCCGACGGCCCGGTGCACACCCTGCTCAGCCTCCCCGAGGACGGCCCCGGCCCCTACCCCGCCGTCTTCCTGGTGCACGGCGGCCCCGCCGATCACGACCGCGACGCCTACGACGGCACCGTGCACTCCCTGGTCGCCTCCGGCTTCGCCGTCGCCCGGGTCAACTACCGCGGCTCCACCGGCTACGGCCCCCGCTGGCAGCGCGCCTTCGGCGACGGCGTCGGCCACACCCAGGTCGCGGACCTCACCGCCGTGCGGGCCGACCTCGTCGCGCGCGGCCTGATCCGCCCCGACGCGACCGGCCTCTGGGGCACCTCCTGGGGCGGCTACCTCGTCCTGCTCGCCCTCGGCACCCGACCCGGCCTGTGGCGGGCGGGCGTCGCCGTGAAGCCGGTGGCCGACTACGCCGCCGCCCACGCCTCGGCCACCCCGGCCCTGCGCGCCCTGGACGAGCGGCTGTTCGGCGGCACCCCCGAGCAGGTCCCCGCACGCTACGCGCACAGCTCCCCGATCCGGTACGCCGTCGACGTACAGGATCCGCTGCTGGTCGTCGCCGCCACGCACGACACCAAATGCCCCGCCGCACAGGTCCGTTCCTACCTCGGCGTCCTCCACGCCGTCGGTGCCCGGCACGAGTCCCTCTGGCTGGACTCCGGGCACGACGGCTACGACGGCGGCGACCACGTGGCCGTGCTGCGCCGCGCGGTGCTCTTCCTCGACCGGGAGCTCCGCGGCACCACCCCACCCAGACGCCCCCCTCCGCCCGGAAGGGGGTCAGCTCACCGCACCGCCCATCAGTGAGAGGAGAGAGCCATGCAGAAGGACGTCATCCACAACGACCCGCTCGCGGAGGACGAGACGAACCGGAAGCCGAGCATCGGCATCACGGTCACCGTCCCGTTCCGCAACGCCGAGGACGGCGACGAGAGCGTCGAGGACTGATCCCGAACCGGCCGGCCCCCGGGAGCACCCCCCGGGGGCCGGTCGGCCCCACCATCGGAGGAGCGCCCATGCGCGTACTGCTGGTCAACATGCCCTGGTCGCCCATCGACCTTCCGTCCCTCGCCCTGGGCATCCTCAAACGGAGCGTGGACGAGCGCGTCCCCGGCGCCACCGCCGAGGTGCTGCACGCCAACCTCGCCTTCACCGACTGGATCACCGAGCGCACCGAGTTCACCGGTGACGACTACGAGTACTACGCCCTCTCCT harbors:
- a CDS encoding alpha/beta fold hydrolase yields the protein MSRFQVYRAALPEVCAADPRRMVFTADADGRCEVFTWDAAARRARQVTDRPGGTLHGAIDRDARVWWFAEDARGVGHWRFQPFTGGPDRPGLAGVPDGTARGLAVTGGAIAAVGIGLDDGTAVHIGSRGGPGREVTRVDGPAALAGLTPAGDLLVLTRGADSPHAVTVLTPEGDAAAVLPGDGAHGRLWALGFAPAGPDATLLLVRERDDRYLLETWTPATGTVTHDWCAFDTQITARWYPEGRSVLIRQDRHGRSLLHRADLERRALDAVPAPPGTLLDAAPHPGGDLHTLWTDTAHPPRMAATAGTPLPPLGTVEGRVPGTLRDIRTPGPDGPVHTLLSLPEDGPGPYPAVFLVHGGPADHDRDAYDGTVHSLVASGFAVARVNYRGSTGYGPRWQRAFGDGVGHTQVADLTAVRADLVARGLIRPDATGLWGTSWGGYLVLLALGTRPGLWRAGVAVKPVADYAAAHASATPALRALDERLFGGTPEQVPARYAHSSPIRYAVDVQDPLLVVAATHDTKCPAAQVRSYLGVLHAVGARHESLWLDSGHDGYDGGDHVAVLRRAVLFLDRELRGTTPPRRPPPPGRGSAHRTAHQ